AAATGATGGCCCATCCCCACGAAAGCTGGGTGAATGCGCGATCGCGGTTTTGCATCAAGTTTTTCTTTTTTAGCCACTTACAGCCAGCCGAGCGGCTGAAGTTAATCGAGCACCGTTTAATGATTTGTCGGTTGCGCTTAGAGAGCCAACAAGCAGCGCCTACCCCTAGCGATTCTTACCAAGCTGTCATCGGGCAACGATTTGAGATGATGTTGCAGTATGAAATTCAATGGTTGGCAATGCAATTGCAACGCGAACAGATGAACAGTTCGGTGCATGAAACCACCGCTCCACAGCTTGATCCAGACGTGTTCACAACTTATAGCCAGTTCTAATCATCCAGCTCAGAACTTGCGATCGCCTTATCCGAGTCGAAAATTCAATTTGCCGCGAATAAAGCCCATATGATTTACTGAGTTTAGTAGGAATTAGCACAGAAGACGTATCCGAGCTTTGTTAGGCAACCAAGGTCTTCTTGGATAATTTTGATTAATTCATTGACGAGAGCAAGAGGGTAATGGCCCTTCTAGTCACACTATGAATCCCAACCTCAGAGGGTTAGACCTTCCAGTGGAAGTTTTCGAAGCTCTAGAGCTACGAGCGGCTGTTACGGGTGTAGACAAATCAGATTTAGTCGTTGAAGCCCTGCGTCAGAATCTAGACTTAGCTCAAACCGTCGATCGCTTGATCACAGAGATTGAAACCTTGAAGGCGAATGATCAAAAGCTAGAGGTAGATGTTTTTGAGTTGAGGCAGCAGGTTAATGGTCTGGAAGGACGATTTTCCGACTTAAGGACTGCCATTGAGCACAATACAGAAATTGCCCTCAGAGCTAAGCGGCGTTGTGCTAGAGCGGTAGCACAATCTAGAGATTTAGTGGCGCAAGCTCGCAGCACCCGCAAA
This region of Trichocoleus desertorum NBK24 genomic DNA includes:
- a CDS encoding PadR family transcriptional regulator, with the protein product MLELAALGLLQYEPLHGYRLKQQLERFMSGCISVNYGAIYPLLKRLEDRGEIASQVEEASQAGPSRKIYRITEQGRDRWQQEMMAHPHESWVNARSRFCIKFFFFSHLQPAERLKLIEHRLMICRLRLESQQAAPTPSDSYQAVIGQRFEMMLQYEIQWLAMQLQREQMNSSVHETTAPQLDPDVFTTYSQF